The Saccharomyces mikatae IFO 1815 strain IFO1815 genome assembly, chromosome: 11 genome has a segment encoding these proteins:
- the TUL1 gene encoding ubiquitin-protein ligase TUL1 (similar to Saccharomyces cerevisiae TUL1 (YKL034W); ancestral locus Anc_2.545), translating into MEIDGNTLVFIIVILFLFFSTPGGDGVSSQYEFNQLQRLKQQFRTEHDAFLNMTYTDGFRNITGFKLSYQDMLNNPLQNATYPLPGKDYDRWFPEQNYMILPNEIIDSINTEVWNTSNGDTSNLFPPNITSTLLGKINLVSNNKYEKIRMPIPRFYEPASDFSDDIPPEGETYWSERHTYGELHNVSFQHGEIAIQIFHMNNLQDNNNNYLRRNFINKKSDRWKLLNLQIDFSDKAEKEKHSISSMAVYDIQRGRILSISQSSKLHSLFALPHYMSFQNEYNEKIFNEVKEVVDEYWNFTSYANVMTMKDVQNAYNNANLKCEYMTFLQLEPWNQYTRDQIKLIDDELNWPLGRPANLSSLPPLKVISGLLYSPDCGVRLEMHDVKGIRYELKIMSIRRHLLFGIALFAAQIYLLLTQMHHTNTPSMVNKISFYCFSMINLVDGSLATLYFVAASIVPELYLPLVISAFSCFILASIFEIRYLISIYASQVNEQNVGVLNLLRGNTGAYDENRPRPAFIPDEGSIGGSLYGRFFFMLIIFTFLLLSSTSWPRQLRMTFEYILIFILNSYWIPQIFRNAVKGIPSRRERTRSSIGGNRNQNKMPLLWSFVVGTTIIRSLPVVYVFTYSSNVFRHHKDVHFVVFLSLWLLFQISILYSQDILGSRWFLPKHTIPDGYSYFKALSTEYISEHGGGTAENTVDCAICMSDVPIYIEEVPETHKVDQHSYMVTPCNHVFHTPCLENWMSYKLQCPVCRSPLPPL; encoded by the coding sequence ATGGAAATCGATGGCAACACCTTAGTGTTTATAATAGTGATTCTATTCCTATTTTTCTCCACACCTGGTGGTGATGGCGTATCCTCTCAATACGAGTTCAATCAGCTTCAGAGATTGAAGCAACAGTTCCGAACAGAACATGATGCATTCCTCAATATGACGTATACAGATGGTTTCCGAAATATCACTGGTTTCAAATTAAGTTACCAAGACATGTTGAATAATCCTCTCCAGAATGCCACTTACCCATTACCAGGAAAAGATTATGATCGATGGTTTCCCGAACAGAACTACATGATCTTACCCAATGAAATCATAGACTCCATAAACACTGAAGTCTGGAATACCTCCAATGGTGACACCTCCAACCTTTTCCCCCCTAATATTACAAGTACTCTGTTAGGAAAAATAAATCTTGTTTCAAATAACAagtatgaaaaaataaggaTGCCCATACCCAGGTTCTATGAGCCGGCAAGTGATTTTTCAGACGATATTCCTCCTGAGGGGGAAACGTACTGGTCAGAGCGACACACTTACGGTGAACTCCATAATGTGAGTTTTCAGCATGGCGAAATAGCTATCCAAATCTTTCATATGAACAATCTTcaagataataataataattacTTGAGGAGAAATTTCATAAATAAGAAAAGCGACAGATGGAAATTATTAAATCTTCAGATCGACTTTTCAGATAAGgctgaaaaggaaaagcaTTCCATATCCTCAATGGCTGTCTACGATATTCAACGTGGTAGAATACTTTCTATTTCTCAGAGTTCTAAACTTCATTCCTTGTTCGCCCTTCCTCATTACATGTCTTTTCAGAATGAATataatgagaaaatattcaatgaAGTCAAAGAAGTCGTTGACGAATATTGGAATTTTACGAGTTACGCGAATGTGATGACCATGAAAGACGTACAGAATGCGTACAATAACGCTAATCTTAAATGTGAGTATATgacttttcttcaattggaACCGTGGAACCAATACACAAGAGACCAGATTAAGTTAATAGACGATGAATTGAATTGGCCCTTGGGGCGTCCGGCTAATCTTTCTAGTCTACCGCCCCTGAAGGTTATCTCTGGATTATTGTATTCTCCTGACTGCGGTGTGAGATTAGAAATGCATGACGTGAAGGGTATACGGTATGAACTAAAAATTATGTCGATTAGAAGACATTTACTGTTCGGTATTGCGTTATTTGCGGCCCAGATATACTTATTGCTGACTCAAATGCATCACACAAACACCCCTTCCATGGTTAACAAAATCTCATTCTATTGCTTCTCGATGATTAACTTAGTGGATGGTTCCCTGGCCACCTTATACTTTGTGGCGGCCAGTATTGTTCCTGAATTGTACTTGCCTTTGGTGATAAGTGCTTTTTCATGCTTTATCTTGGCCTCTATTTTCGAAATACGTTACTTGATATCGATTTACGCTTCGCAGGTTAATGAACAGAATGTTGGGGTTCTCAATTTATTACGTGGTAACACTGGTGCATATGATGAGAATAGACCAAGGCCTGCGTTCATCCCTGATGAAGGTTCTATCGGTGGCTCCCTATATGgcagatttttctttatgttaatcatttttacctttttattattgagTTCGACATCATGGCCTCGCCAATTAAGGATGACATTTGAGTACATTCTAATTTTCATATTAAACTCCTATTGGATTCCTCAAATTTTCCGTAACGCTGTTAAGGGTATCCCTtcaagaagagaaagaacaagatcTAGTATTGGAGGAAATAGAAACCAAAACAAAATGCCTTTATTGTGGAGTTTTGTAGTAGGGACGACAATAATTAGAAGTCTGCCCGTTGTTTATGTTTTCACTTATTCTTCTAACGTCTTTAGGCACCACAAAGATGTACATTTCGTCGTGTTTCTATCACTATGGTTACTGTTTCAAATTAGCATCTTGTATTCTCAAGATATATTGGGATCGCGCTGGTTCCTACCTAAGCACACAATTCCGGATGGATACTCGTATTTCAAGGCTCTTTCAACTGAGTATATATCAGAGCATGGAGGTGGAACTGCTGAAAATACCGTTGATTGCGCGATATGTATGTCAGATGTCCCAATATACATAGAAGAAGTTCCAGAAACTCACAAAGTGGATCAGCATTCTTACATGGTAACGCCCTGTAACCATGTATTTCATACTCCATGTCTGGAGAACTGGATGAGTTATAAATTACAATGCCCAGTGTGTAGGTCGCCGTTACCTCCATTGTAG
- the SMKI11G1750 gene encoding haloacid dehalogenase superfamily protein (similar to Saccharomyces cerevisiae YKL033W-A; ancestral locus Anc_2.544) — translation MTHPVAVKACLFDMDGLLINTEDIYTETLNETLAEFGKGPLTWDVKIQLQGLPGPEAGKKVIEHYELPITLDEYDERNIALQSLKWGTCEFLPGALDLLKYLKSKDIPIALCTSSNRSKFQGKTSHLGEGFCLFDAIVTGDDPRIPKGRGKPFPDVWQLGLKELNEKFHTDMKPEECIVFEDGVPGVKSAKAFGAHVIWVPHPEAHAVLGDTETLLAGKGELLSSLEKLERSKYGL, via the coding sequence ATGACCCATCCCGTGGCAGTAAAGGCATGTCTGTTCGATATGGATGGTCTTCTTATTAATACAGAAGACATCTACACTGAGACATTGAATGAAACCTTGGCAGAGTTTGGCAAGGGTCCCTTGACCTGGGATGTAAAAATTCAATTGCAAGGACTTCCAGGACCAGAAGCGGGAAAGAAGGTGATCGAACATTACGAGTTACCAATAACTTTGGATGAGTATGACGAAAGGAACATTGCTTTACAATCCCTTAAATGGGGTACCTGTGAATTTCTACCTGGCGCATTGGATTTATTGAAGTACTTAAAATCAAAGGATATTCCTATCGCTTTATGTACTTCTTCAAACAGATCTAAATTCCAAGGTAAGACAAGTCATTTAGGGGAAGGTTTCTGCCTTTTTGATGCTATTGTAACAGGAGATGATCCAAGAATTCCAAAAGGAAGGGGGAAACCTTTCCCGGACGTTTGGCAGTTGGGCTTAAAGGAACTGAACGAAAAGTTTCATACAGATATGAAACCTGAAGAATGTATAGTGTTCGAAGATGGTGTCCCTGGTGTTAAGTCAGCTAAGGCGTTTGGTGCACATGTTATTTGGGTTCCCCATCCAGAGGCACATGCTGTTTTGGGAGACACAGAAACTTTGTTGGCCGGCAAAGGTGAACTACTGTCTTCTTTGGAGAAATTGGAAAGATCCAAATATGGCCTGTGA
- the TTI1 gene encoding Tti1p (similar to Saccharomyces cerevisiae TTI1 (YKL033W); ancestral locus Anc_2.541) has protein sequence MNSDTNAFKDIRISCVELSKSAFLPIESFDPNSLTLLACLKKVERKLSTHKDDSLSPKFADYVFVPIASLLRQPALGESQTEYVLLIISHLLRICWSSNGKFPEQLGQELFPLITFLISSDKENQSLNSRSDEFTYAGCVALYQFFSSIRSQQYNNTFFSNSRPKSLPALGHSVTILLKILEQSSHNNELQLKVLASLEILFQDIISDGEMLSFILPGNVSVFSKILTKPGRKIHYKVCVRTLEVLVKLLVLVYDDFSLRVQVNRLTDIRALGEAELDPERDQPFSFNEPIVLPLKDSKTHRDTSWLRATSGQINNALKAFIPKLLIRNNKRIDEALTTFVSILLTRCEKSLRNCEKVLVSTLVSLQRDPMSKLPSHLEKLNEVLNENLHKLSDIIRFENAERLSALAFATDVIERNNKKGMVVNGIVKCLFYSVNECIEPPNLINHKEKLIEQSGPITAMVNFEELENKNAAIVLPRLSKNMSLSLREFTCHMGSLLLEKNVLNDVVIELISEQVDSPRTKKAVALWLSSNFLKAVGTLPKEEDDFLKFESIVDDSSRMVEEACLTVLEFCNELSQDISMDIEGKGIKKGDEFAVCTILSSVKTICSVMKDDFQSELIDYIYIVIDALASPSETIRYVGQSCALTIADTLYHGSVPNMILNNVDYLVESISSRLNSGMTERVSHILIVICKLAGYETIENFKDVIETIFKLLDYYHGYSDLCLQFFQLFEIIIVEMKKNYINDDEMILAISNQHISQSTFSPWGMTNFQQVLNILDREAQIKDDIMDHNDMESAKNGNEPSNFQEYFDSKLREPDSDDEEEEVEGGNPNDDVDQWTSPIPRDSYKILLQILGYGERLLTHPSKRLRVQILFVMRLIFPLLSTQHNLLIREVAGTWDSIVQCIVCADYSIVQPACICLEQMIKYSGDFVSKRFIELWQKLCQNSFILKELRIDPTVTNHEERSIGKRVKFPPITENALISLVHMVLQGVKITEYLISEATLEQIIYCCIQVVPVEKISVISLTIGDIVWKIRNVT, from the coding sequence ATGAATTCAGACACAAATGCGTTCAAGGACATAAGGATTTCATGCGTTGAACTTTCTAAATCTGCTTTTTTACCTATTGAGTCGTTTGACCCAAATTCGTTGACGCTATTAGCatgtttgaaaaaagttgaaaggAAGTTGTCAACACACAAAGACGACTCACTGTCCCCAAAATTTGCTGATTATGTTTTTGTCCCTATCGCAAGTCTATTAAGACAGCCAGCCCTCGGTGAATCTCAGACAGAATACGTTCTACTGATTATATCTCATCTATTGCGGATATGTTGGTCATCTAATGGTAAATTTCCTGAGCAACTGGGCCAAGAACTCTTCCCCTTGATTACATTTTTGATTAGCTCGGATAAGGAAAATCAAAGTTTAAACTCCAGGTCAGACGAGTTTACATATGCTGGCTGTGTAGCTTTGTATCAGTTCTTCAGTTCAATAAGATCTCAACAATACAATAATACgtttttttccaattcaaGACCCAAATCACTTCCCGCTTTAGGACATTCTGTTACCATTCTGTTAAAAATCTTGGAGCAGTCTTCTCATAATAATGAGCTCCAATTGAAAGTTTTGGCATCTTTGGAAATATTATTTCAGGACATAATATCAGATGGTGAAATGCTTTCATTTATACTTCCGGGGAATGTCTCTGTTTTCTCCAAGATACTTACTAAACCAGGCCGTAAAATACATTACAAAGTATGCGTTCGCACATTAGAAGTTCTGGTGAAATTGTTGGTCTTGGTTTATGATGATTTTAGTCTACGTGTTCAAGTTAATAGGCTAACAGATATTCGAGCATTGGGTGAGGCAGAGTTAGACCCTGAGCGAGATCAACCATTCTCCTTTAATGAACCTATTGTTCTACCACTCAAAGATAGCAAGACCCATAGAGACACAAGTTGGTTGAGAGCGACTTCTGGCCAAATTAATAACGCTTTAAAGGCCTTCATAccaaaattattgatacgcaacaacaaaagaatTGATGAGGCATTGACAACGTTTGTATCGATCTTGTTAACTAGATGTGAAAAGTCCTTACGCAACTGTGAAAAGGTGTTGGTTTCCACCTTAGTAAGTTTACAGCGTGATCCGATGTCTAAATTACCTTCACATTTGGAAAAACTAAATGAAGTtctaaatgaaaatttgcACAAACTGAGTGATATAATTCGGTTTGAGAATGCTGAGAGGTTATCGGCCTTGGCGTTTGCGACTGATGTTATAGAgagaaataataaaaaaggtATGGTTGTCAATGGAATTGTTAAATGTTTATTTTACTCGGTTAATGAATGTATTGAACCTCCGAATTTAATCAACCataaagagaaattgaTTGAACAAAGTGGTCCAATAACGGCTATGGTAAATTTCGAAGAattagaaaataagaatgCAGCAATTGTTTTACCAAGAttgtcaaaaaatatgtCACTAAGCCTGAGAGAATTTACATGCCATATGGGGTCTTTAttattagaaaaaaatgttctcAACGATGTGGTGATAGAATTGATTTCGGAACAAGTTGATTCACCAAGAACAAAGAAGGCAGTGGCACTATGGTTAAGCTCCAATTTTTTAAAAGCGGTGGGGACCCTCCCGAAGGAGGAAGatgatttcttgaaatttgaGTCAATAGTAGACGATTCTAGTCGTATGGTTGAAGAAGCGTGTTTAACAGTGCTCGAATTTTGCAACGAACTTTCTCAAGATATTAGCATGGACATTGAAGGTAAAGGTATCAAAAAAGGTGATGAATTTGCTGTTTGTACGATTTTATCCTCTGTTAAAACGATTTGTTCAGTCATGAAAGATGATTTCCAGTCAGAACTGATTgactatatatatattgtGATTGATGCCTTGGCCTCCCCTTCTGAAACCATTAGGTATGTGGGCCAGTCCTGCGCTTTAACGATAGCAGATACCCTATATCACGGCTCTGTCCCCAATATGATATTAAACAACGTAGATTATCTAGTGGAGTCCATTTCCTCGAGATTGAATTCAGGAATGACTGAACGAGTGAGCCATATACTAATCGTGATTTGCAAATTGGCTGGCTATGAAACCATTGAGAACTTTAAGGATGTTATTGAAACCATATTTAAGCTTTTGGATTATTATCATGGATATAGTGACTTAtgtcttcaatttttccaacTATTTGAAATCATCATTGTggagatgaagaaaaattacatcaatgatgatgaaatgaTTTTGGCAATATCAAACCAACACATTTCACAAAGTACCTTTTCCCCGTGGGGTATGACTAATTTTCAGCAGGTACTAAATATACTAGATAGAGAAGCACAGATTAAAGATGACATAATGGATCATAACGATATGGAGTCTGCGAAAAATGGCAACGAGCCCAgtaattttcaagaatattttgacTCCAAATTGAGAGAGCCGGATAGcgatgacgaagaagaagaggttGAAGGAGGAAATCCTAACGACGATGTTGACCAATGGACCTCACCTATACCACGGGATTCATATAAAATACTATTGCAAATTCTGGGTTATGGAGAAAGATTACTAACCCATCCCTCAAAAAGGCTAAGAGTCCAAATTCTTTTCGTCATGAGACTTATTTTCCCTTTATTATCAACACAACATAATCTGTTGATTAGGGAGGTTGCTGGTACATGGGATTCAATCGTACAGTGCATCGTATGTGCCGACTATTCCATTGTTCAACCAGCGTGTATTTGCCTAGAGCAGATGATTAAATATTCTGGTGATTTTGTCTCTAAGAGATTTATTGAACTTTGGCAAAAATTGTGTCAGAATTCTTTTATTCTGAAAGAACTCAGAATCGACCCAACGGTGACAAATCATGAAGAAAGGTCTATAGGTAAGCGTGTAAAATTCCCTCCAATAACTGAAAACGCACTAATTTCGTTGGTACATATGGTTCTGCAGGGCGTCAAAATTACAGAGTACTTAATCTCTGAGGCGACACTGGAACAAATAATATACTGTTGCATTCAGGTCGTGCCagtggaaaaaatttcagttATATCGTTGACAATTGGTGATATTGTGtggaaaataagaaatgtaacttga